In the Topomyia yanbarensis strain Yona2022 chromosome 3, ASM3024719v1, whole genome shotgun sequence genome, one interval contains:
- the LOC131694279 gene encoding large proline-rich protein BAG6 isoform X1, which translates to MINLKVKTLDSQNHDFSVEDDITVRQFKEQIAEKINVGVEMQRLIYCGRVLSDDKALKEYDVNGKVVHLVQRAPPSARGNSSTGGGSNDEGTRSSARRSRSSDNAARPQIFRGLDDFNTMYFGSMTSIPLNVNATTPPQIPTVSPSSTLCMNRITVARHMLQCADNIVNYLETPERGLNNTAMDILSQQTMESTVFEVGISTVGDVDIPHNQMQNFVQAFQGAVSAAFRQNGISNVTVQQQDTLNPSVQVFGTIPDSAIITPPNTSATATPAQESSGASSGSSSTSSSTSESSADSRRQARPDSSRNQTTSTQTLAEVVQQMRNVQRRMEPFMQQYYEILQNDPTYEEGDSIARENAQRVFDRISEALHYMSHAQHAVSDLMLDLQTTTPRHLCCRPILVEQSAFVSSGIAAVPNNINLANLLRATNNNNNPEMGNNNINAQIINLSIPGIPTPVVNGPAVMQPLNPIGSQNRPAGASASTTGTGTSAIPIITATPGSGNSTPQSQIQQQQGQFARPSLANLPDDVVTRVYIPLYDPSTVRRMQNILQTMGPSESSATRAAPTARNNSTNTAGQSVNDDSMTASSNSSSSTNSRTTSESDSVSTGSPERLANSNNANNNAQMQVARLFQAVVNAAPIHADIHVQINAGGNPPASAAHGAATTNSNSTTTNSSGGGPQANPTMTNNTSTNVNRGSNDSGAQSRFATVTLPTTSTQTRSTSRPHVHSIPPTHVRNVRPIPANMLSSFDRFLPCNSHHIRENSDRAASEPTTARNSAANSNNNSSRTTPTSVASQASAPPSEILTSLPFNLFGSQFTLADFEQIVPNPNTLNRVRDSLQAYVVETLFSGQAISEAAMQDAINLLIQRLEPILSRVSTYDLPDYDTRASIENLIRSSVPFCINLIREDSSQQFGVRLLRFLISFVRRFFMILVTCAGPANAQAFSGELLNMAIFSTQDVPTMSPDLLHLFLPAIHRQLERSSRHDQQDIQEFLVVRRPAPGQSQTRNRIPSPMDVDDTESTTTPELVSDIAEISISIEPPIVNIDQCAAIVISAAPAPSSAVPSVTLPTPSVVADPCEDVTMTIPMAARNPQVPPPPTRTDDEEVLPSVVVGSEPWHTHLPSTWVPVISHDIVRQRRQMQQGPYSDAYISGMSSKRRKLIAETKPPADIPSLIATGVRQAFHSTGVNPTSFGSSSNPSSAGTSNTVANGGTVTLDELANTISDDPTLQSSYCEAMRTSIRERLAKDPDYDAKRFPNCSKYFEK; encoded by the exons ATGATAAACCTGAAGGTGAAGACGCTTGATTCTCAGAATCATGATTTCAGCGTGGAGGATGAT atCACTGTGCGCCAGTTCAAAGAACAAATAGCAGAAAAGATAAATGTTGGTGTGGAAATGCAACGTTTAATCTACTGTGGTCGAGTGTTGAGCGATGACAAGGCTCTCAAGGAATATGATGTCAACGGAAAAGTCGTCCATCTCGTCCAGAGAGCTCCACCCTCGGCACGGGGAAATAGTTCCACTGGAGGGGGCTCCAACGACGAAGGGACAAGATCCTCGGCTCGACGTTCCCGCAGTAGTGACAACGCCGCTCGTCCACAAATATTCCGTGGCTTGGATGATTTCAACACCATGTATTTCGGTTCGATGACTTCTATTCCATTGAATGTTAATGCTACG ACTCCTCCACAAATTCCAACAGTGAGTCCATCATCAACACTGTGCATGAATCGCATTACTGTCGCTCGTCATATGCTTCAGTGTGCCGATAATATTGTCAACTACTTGGAAACCCCGGAAAGGGGTTTAAACAACACCGCGATGGATATTCTATCTCAGCAAACAATGGAGTCTACCGTGTTCGAAGTGGGCATTAGTACAGTCGGAGACGTAGACATTCCACACAATCAGATGCAAAACTTCGTCCAAGCTTTTCAGGGTGCTGTTTCTGCTGCTTTTCGTCAAAATGGAATATCTAACGTGACTGTTCAACAGCAGGATACGCTGAATCCTTCGGTGCAGGTCTTCGGAACTATACCAGATTCTGCTATCATTACACCTCCTAATACCAGTGCTACAGCTACACCAGCACAGGAAAGTTCCGGTGCTTCATCGGGAAGTTCTTCGACATCTTCAAGCACCTCGGAATCCAGTGCTGATTCCCGGAGACAGGCTCGCCCAGATTCTTCGCGTAATCAAACTACCAGCACTCAAACGCTGGCGGAGGTAGTGCAACAAATGCGAAACGTGCAGCGCAGAATGGAACCTTTCATGCAGCAATACTACGAAATTTTGCAGAATGACCCGACCTACGAGGAAGGA GACTCAATCGCTCGAGAAAACGCCCAGCGCGTATTTGATCGCATATCTGAAGCACTACATTATATGTCCCATGCCCAGCATGCAGTTAGCGACTTAATGTTGGATTTGCAAACGACAACGCCCCGCCATCTGTGCTGTCGACCGATTTTGGTTGAGCAGTCCGCATTCGTAAGTTCGGGAATTGCTGCCGTTCCG AATAACATCAATCTAGCAAACTTACTACGAGCaactaataacaataacaacccTGAGATGGGAAACAACAATATTAATGCACAGATCATCAACTTGTCGATTCCCGGAATCCCTACTCCAGTAGTCAACGGTCCAGCAGTGATGCAGCCCCTGAACCCGATCGGTTCTCAAAACAGACCAGCTGGCGCTTCGGCATCAACTACTGGAACGGGTACATCAGCGATACCAATCATAACTGCCACTCCTGGATCCGGCAATTCTACCCCGCAAAGTCAAATCCAACAACAACAAGGTCAGTTTGCTAGACCATCTCTAGCCAATCTTCCCGACGATGTTGTCACTCGTGTATATATACCCCTGTACGACCCTTCGACCGTTAGACGAATGCAGAACATCCTTCAGACGATGGGACCTTCAG AAAGTTCAGCTACGAGAGCTGCACCTACCGCTCGAAACAATAGTACGAACACCGCTGGACAGTCGGTGAACGATGACTCGATGACTGCATCCTCCAATTCCTCTTCTTCCACCAATTCGCGGACGACCAGTGAGTCTGACTCCGTTAGCACGGGCTCTCCCGAACGATTAGCGAACT CTAACAACGCCAACAATAATGCTCAGATGCAGGTGGCTCGATTGTTTCAGGCTGTTGTAAATGCTGCTCCGATCCATGCCGATATTCACGTACAGATAAACGCCGGTGGCAATCCTCCGGCATCAGCAGCGCACGGAGCTGCCACTACCAATAGTAATAGTACCACTACCAATAGCTCGGGTGGAGGTCCGCAAGCAAATCCAACGATGACCAATAACACATCAACCAACGTCAATCGAGGCAGTAACGACAGTGGAGCACAATCGCGTTTTGCCACGGTTACCCTTCCGACTACTTCCACTCAGACGCGATCGACGTCGAGACCGCACGTTCATAGCATCCCGCCGACGCATGTGCGCAATGTGAGACCCATTCCGGCAAACATGCTTTCCTCGTTCGATAG GTTCCTTCCATGCAACAGCCATCATATCCGTGAGAACTCTGATCGTGCAGCTTCGGAACCAACAACGGCTAGAAACAGTGCGGCCAACAGTAACAATAATAGTAGTAGAACCACTCCAACTTCAGTAGCTAGTCAGGCCAGTGCAC CACCTTCAGAGATTCTTACGTCGCTACCGTTCAATTTATTCGGTAGCCAGTTTACGTTAGCCGACTTCGAACAAATTGTTCCCAATCCAAACACATTGAACCGGGTACGCGATTCTCTACAGGCATACGTCGTTGAAACATTGTTCAGCGGACAAGCCATTAGCGAAGCTGCTATGCAAGAT GCCATCAATTTACTAATCCAACGACTCGAGCCAATTCTTTCACGCGTTTCTACCTATGACCTTCCGGACTATGACACGCGAGCTTCGATTGAGAACCTGATCCGCAGCTCCGTACCGTTCTGCATTAATTTGATACGGGAAGACAGTTCGCAACAGTTTGGAGTTCGTTTGCTGCGCTTCCTAATATCCTTCGTCCGTCGTTTCTTCATGATTCTGGTTACCTGCGCCGGACCTGCAAATGCACAGGCTTTCTCCGGAGAGTTATTAAATATGGCAATTTTCAGCACTCAGGATGTACCCACTATGAGCCCGGATCTGTTGCACCTGTTTTTGCCTGCCATTCATCGGCAATTGGAACGTTCAAGCCGACACGACCAACAAGATATTCAGGAATTTTTGGTTGTCAGAAGACCCGCGCCTGGTCAGAGTCAAACACGCAACCGTATCCCAAGT CCTATGGACGTGGATGATACGGAGTCCACGACTACGCCGGAGCTTGTGTCTGACATTGCTGAAATATCAATTTCTATTGAACCTCCAATCGTCAATATTGATCAATGTGCAGCAATTGTGATTTCCGCGGCTCCGGCACCATCATCGGCGGTACCATCGGTAACACTCCCAACGCCGTCTGTTGTTGCAGATCCTTGCGAAGACGTGACAATGACGATCCCGATGGCAGCAAGAAATCCTCAGGTACCTCCGCCACCCACACGGACGGATGACGAAGAAGTTCTACCGTCGGTAGTGGTGGGTTCTGAGCCATGGCATACACACTTGCCGTCCACTTGGGTGCCGGTAATCTCGCATGACATCGTTCGACAGAGACGACAG ATGCAGCAAGGCCCTTACTCCGACGCGTACATATCCGGTATGTCTTCGAAACGTCGCAAATTGATAGCAGAAACCAAACCTCCTGCGGATATTCCGTCACTGATAGCGACCGGCGTGCGACAGGCTTTCCACAGCACCGGCGTCAATCCGACTAGTTTCGGAAGTAGTAGTAATCCCAGTAGCGCTGGTACAAGCAACACCGTCGCAAACGGCGGCACTGTTACACTGGACGAACTAGCCAATACGATATCGGATGATCCAACACTGCAGAGTTCGTACTGTGAAGCGATGAGAACTAGCATACGAGAACGTTTAGCTAAAGATCCCGACTACGATGCGAAGCGATTTCCAAActgttcaaaatatttcgaaaagtag
- the LOC131694279 gene encoding large proline-rich protein BAG6 isoform X4: MINLKVKTLDSQNHDFSVEDDITVRQFKEQIAEKINVGVEMQRLIYCGRVLSDDKALKEYDVNGKVVHLVQRAPPSARGNSSTGGGSNDEGTRSSARRSRSSDNAARPQIFRGLDDFNTMYFGSMTSIPLNVNATTPPQIPTVSPSSTLCMNRITVARHMLQCADNIVNYLETPERGLNNTAMDILSQQTMESTVFEVGISTVGDVDIPHNQMQNFVQAFQGAVSAAFRQNGISNVTVQQQDTLNPSVQVFGTIPDSAIITPPNTSATATPAQESSGASSGSSSTSSSTSESSADSRRQARPDSSRNQTTSTQTLAEVVQQMRNVQRRMEPFMQQYYEILQNDPTYEEGDSIARENAQRVFDRISEALHYMSHAQHAVSDLMLDLQTTTPRHLCCRPILVEQSAFVSSGIAAVPNNINLANLLRATNNNNNPEMGNNNINAQIINLSIPGIPTPVVNGPAVMQPLNPIGSQNRPAGASASTTGTGTSAIPIITATPGSGNSTPQSQIQQQQESSATRAAPTARNNSTNTAGQSVNDDSMTASSNSSSSTNSRTTSESDSVSTGSPERLANSNNANNNAQMQVARLFQAVVNAAPIHADIHVQINAGGNPPASAAHGAATTNSNSTTTNSSGGGPQANPTMTNNTSTNVNRGSNDSGAQSRFATVTLPTTSTQTRSTSRPHVHSIPPTHVRNVRPIPANMLSSFDRFLPCNSHHIRENSDRAASEPTTARNSAANSNNNSSRTTPTSVASQASAPPSEILTSLPFNLFGSQFTLADFEQIVPNPNTLNRVRDSLQAYVVETLFSGQAISEAAMQDAINLLIQRLEPILSRVSTYDLPDYDTRASIENLIRSSVPFCINLIREDSSQQFGVRLLRFLISFVRRFFMILVTCAGPANAQAFSGELLNMAIFSTQDVPTMSPDLLHLFLPAIHRQLERSSRHDQQDIQEFLVVRRPAPGQSQTRNRIPSPMDVDDTESTTTPELVSDIAEISISIEPPIVNIDQCAAIVISAAPAPSSAVPSVTLPTPSVVADPCEDVTMTIPMAARNPQVPPPPTRTDDEEVLPSVVVGSEPWHTHLPSTWVPVISHDIVRQRRQMQQGPYSDAYISGMSSKRRKLIAETKPPADIPSLIATGVRQAFHSTGVNPTSFGSSSNPSSAGTSNTVANGGTVTLDELANTISDDPTLQSSYCEAMRTSIRERLAKDPDYDAKRFPNCSKYFEK; encoded by the exons ATGATAAACCTGAAGGTGAAGACGCTTGATTCTCAGAATCATGATTTCAGCGTGGAGGATGAT atCACTGTGCGCCAGTTCAAAGAACAAATAGCAGAAAAGATAAATGTTGGTGTGGAAATGCAACGTTTAATCTACTGTGGTCGAGTGTTGAGCGATGACAAGGCTCTCAAGGAATATGATGTCAACGGAAAAGTCGTCCATCTCGTCCAGAGAGCTCCACCCTCGGCACGGGGAAATAGTTCCACTGGAGGGGGCTCCAACGACGAAGGGACAAGATCCTCGGCTCGACGTTCCCGCAGTAGTGACAACGCCGCTCGTCCACAAATATTCCGTGGCTTGGATGATTTCAACACCATGTATTTCGGTTCGATGACTTCTATTCCATTGAATGTTAATGCTACG ACTCCTCCACAAATTCCAACAGTGAGTCCATCATCAACACTGTGCATGAATCGCATTACTGTCGCTCGTCATATGCTTCAGTGTGCCGATAATATTGTCAACTACTTGGAAACCCCGGAAAGGGGTTTAAACAACACCGCGATGGATATTCTATCTCAGCAAACAATGGAGTCTACCGTGTTCGAAGTGGGCATTAGTACAGTCGGAGACGTAGACATTCCACACAATCAGATGCAAAACTTCGTCCAAGCTTTTCAGGGTGCTGTTTCTGCTGCTTTTCGTCAAAATGGAATATCTAACGTGACTGTTCAACAGCAGGATACGCTGAATCCTTCGGTGCAGGTCTTCGGAACTATACCAGATTCTGCTATCATTACACCTCCTAATACCAGTGCTACAGCTACACCAGCACAGGAAAGTTCCGGTGCTTCATCGGGAAGTTCTTCGACATCTTCAAGCACCTCGGAATCCAGTGCTGATTCCCGGAGACAGGCTCGCCCAGATTCTTCGCGTAATCAAACTACCAGCACTCAAACGCTGGCGGAGGTAGTGCAACAAATGCGAAACGTGCAGCGCAGAATGGAACCTTTCATGCAGCAATACTACGAAATTTTGCAGAATGACCCGACCTACGAGGAAGGA GACTCAATCGCTCGAGAAAACGCCCAGCGCGTATTTGATCGCATATCTGAAGCACTACATTATATGTCCCATGCCCAGCATGCAGTTAGCGACTTAATGTTGGATTTGCAAACGACAACGCCCCGCCATCTGTGCTGTCGACCGATTTTGGTTGAGCAGTCCGCATTCGTAAGTTCGGGAATTGCTGCCGTTCCG AATAACATCAATCTAGCAAACTTACTACGAGCaactaataacaataacaacccTGAGATGGGAAACAACAATATTAATGCACAGATCATCAACTTGTCGATTCCCGGAATCCCTACTCCAGTAGTCAACGGTCCAGCAGTGATGCAGCCCCTGAACCCGATCGGTTCTCAAAACAGACCAGCTGGCGCTTCGGCATCAACTACTGGAACGGGTACATCAGCGATACCAATCATAACTGCCACTCCTGGATCCGGCAATTCTACCCCGCAAAGTCAAATCCAACAACAACAAG AAAGTTCAGCTACGAGAGCTGCACCTACCGCTCGAAACAATAGTACGAACACCGCTGGACAGTCGGTGAACGATGACTCGATGACTGCATCCTCCAATTCCTCTTCTTCCACCAATTCGCGGACGACCAGTGAGTCTGACTCCGTTAGCACGGGCTCTCCCGAACGATTAGCGAACT CTAACAACGCCAACAATAATGCTCAGATGCAGGTGGCTCGATTGTTTCAGGCTGTTGTAAATGCTGCTCCGATCCATGCCGATATTCACGTACAGATAAACGCCGGTGGCAATCCTCCGGCATCAGCAGCGCACGGAGCTGCCACTACCAATAGTAATAGTACCACTACCAATAGCTCGGGTGGAGGTCCGCAAGCAAATCCAACGATGACCAATAACACATCAACCAACGTCAATCGAGGCAGTAACGACAGTGGAGCACAATCGCGTTTTGCCACGGTTACCCTTCCGACTACTTCCACTCAGACGCGATCGACGTCGAGACCGCACGTTCATAGCATCCCGCCGACGCATGTGCGCAATGTGAGACCCATTCCGGCAAACATGCTTTCCTCGTTCGATAG GTTCCTTCCATGCAACAGCCATCATATCCGTGAGAACTCTGATCGTGCAGCTTCGGAACCAACAACGGCTAGAAACAGTGCGGCCAACAGTAACAATAATAGTAGTAGAACCACTCCAACTTCAGTAGCTAGTCAGGCCAGTGCAC CACCTTCAGAGATTCTTACGTCGCTACCGTTCAATTTATTCGGTAGCCAGTTTACGTTAGCCGACTTCGAACAAATTGTTCCCAATCCAAACACATTGAACCGGGTACGCGATTCTCTACAGGCATACGTCGTTGAAACATTGTTCAGCGGACAAGCCATTAGCGAAGCTGCTATGCAAGAT GCCATCAATTTACTAATCCAACGACTCGAGCCAATTCTTTCACGCGTTTCTACCTATGACCTTCCGGACTATGACACGCGAGCTTCGATTGAGAACCTGATCCGCAGCTCCGTACCGTTCTGCATTAATTTGATACGGGAAGACAGTTCGCAACAGTTTGGAGTTCGTTTGCTGCGCTTCCTAATATCCTTCGTCCGTCGTTTCTTCATGATTCTGGTTACCTGCGCCGGACCTGCAAATGCACAGGCTTTCTCCGGAGAGTTATTAAATATGGCAATTTTCAGCACTCAGGATGTACCCACTATGAGCCCGGATCTGTTGCACCTGTTTTTGCCTGCCATTCATCGGCAATTGGAACGTTCAAGCCGACACGACCAACAAGATATTCAGGAATTTTTGGTTGTCAGAAGACCCGCGCCTGGTCAGAGTCAAACACGCAACCGTATCCCAAGT CCTATGGACGTGGATGATACGGAGTCCACGACTACGCCGGAGCTTGTGTCTGACATTGCTGAAATATCAATTTCTATTGAACCTCCAATCGTCAATATTGATCAATGTGCAGCAATTGTGATTTCCGCGGCTCCGGCACCATCATCGGCGGTACCATCGGTAACACTCCCAACGCCGTCTGTTGTTGCAGATCCTTGCGAAGACGTGACAATGACGATCCCGATGGCAGCAAGAAATCCTCAGGTACCTCCGCCACCCACACGGACGGATGACGAAGAAGTTCTACCGTCGGTAGTGGTGGGTTCTGAGCCATGGCATACACACTTGCCGTCCACTTGGGTGCCGGTAATCTCGCATGACATCGTTCGACAGAGACGACAG ATGCAGCAAGGCCCTTACTCCGACGCGTACATATCCGGTATGTCTTCGAAACGTCGCAAATTGATAGCAGAAACCAAACCTCCTGCGGATATTCCGTCACTGATAGCGACCGGCGTGCGACAGGCTTTCCACAGCACCGGCGTCAATCCGACTAGTTTCGGAAGTAGTAGTAATCCCAGTAGCGCTGGTACAAGCAACACCGTCGCAAACGGCGGCACTGTTACACTGGACGAACTAGCCAATACGATATCGGATGATCCAACACTGCAGAGTTCGTACTGTGAAGCGATGAGAACTAGCATACGAGAACGTTTAGCTAAAGATCCCGACTACGATGCGAAGCGATTTCCAAActgttcaaaatatttcgaaaagtag
- the LOC131694279 gene encoding large proline-rich protein BAG6 isoform X3: protein MINLKVKTLDSQNHDFSVEDDITVRQFKEQIAEKINVGVEMQRLIYCGRVLSDDKALKEYDVNGKVVHLVQRAPPSARGNSSTGGGSNDEGTRSSARRSRSSDNAARPQIFRGLDDFNTMYFGSMTSIPLNVNATTPPQIPTVSPSSTLCMNRITVARHMLQCADNIVNYLETPERGLNNTAMDILSQQTMESTVFEVGISTVGDVDIPHNQMQNFVQAFQGAVSAAFRQNGISNVTVQQQDTLNPSVQVFGTIPDSAIITPPNTSATATPAQESSGASSGSSSTSSSTSESSADSRRQARPDSSRNQTTSTQTLAEVVQQMRNVQRRMEPFMQQYYEILQNDPTYEEGDSIARENAQRVFDRISEALHYMSHAQHAVSDLMLDLQTTTPRHLCCRPILVEQSAFVSSGIAAVPNNINLANLLRATNNNNNPEMGNNNINAQIINLSIPGIPTPVVNGPAVMQPLNPIGSQNRPAGASASTTGTGTSAIPIITATPGSGNSTPQSQIQQQQGQFARPSLANLPDDVVTRVYIPLYDPSTVRRMQNILQTMGPSESSATRAAPTARNNSTNTAGQSVNDDSMTASSNSSSSTNSRTTTNNANNNAQMQVARLFQAVVNAAPIHADIHVQINAGGNPPASAAHGAATTNSNSTTTNSSGGGPQANPTMTNNTSTNVNRGSNDSGAQSRFATVTLPTTSTQTRSTSRPHVHSIPPTHVRNVRPIPANMLSSFDRFLPCNSHHIRENSDRAASEPTTARNSAANSNNNSSRTTPTSVASQASAPPSEILTSLPFNLFGSQFTLADFEQIVPNPNTLNRVRDSLQAYVVETLFSGQAISEAAMQDAINLLIQRLEPILSRVSTYDLPDYDTRASIENLIRSSVPFCINLIREDSSQQFGVRLLRFLISFVRRFFMILVTCAGPANAQAFSGELLNMAIFSTQDVPTMSPDLLHLFLPAIHRQLERSSRHDQQDIQEFLVVRRPAPGQSQTRNRIPSPMDVDDTESTTTPELVSDIAEISISIEPPIVNIDQCAAIVISAAPAPSSAVPSVTLPTPSVVADPCEDVTMTIPMAARNPQVPPPPTRTDDEEVLPSVVVGSEPWHTHLPSTWVPVISHDIVRQRRQMQQGPYSDAYISGMSSKRRKLIAETKPPADIPSLIATGVRQAFHSTGVNPTSFGSSSNPSSAGTSNTVANGGTVTLDELANTISDDPTLQSSYCEAMRTSIRERLAKDPDYDAKRFPNCSKYFEK, encoded by the exons ATGATAAACCTGAAGGTGAAGACGCTTGATTCTCAGAATCATGATTTCAGCGTGGAGGATGAT atCACTGTGCGCCAGTTCAAAGAACAAATAGCAGAAAAGATAAATGTTGGTGTGGAAATGCAACGTTTAATCTACTGTGGTCGAGTGTTGAGCGATGACAAGGCTCTCAAGGAATATGATGTCAACGGAAAAGTCGTCCATCTCGTCCAGAGAGCTCCACCCTCGGCACGGGGAAATAGTTCCACTGGAGGGGGCTCCAACGACGAAGGGACAAGATCCTCGGCTCGACGTTCCCGCAGTAGTGACAACGCCGCTCGTCCACAAATATTCCGTGGCTTGGATGATTTCAACACCATGTATTTCGGTTCGATGACTTCTATTCCATTGAATGTTAATGCTACG ACTCCTCCACAAATTCCAACAGTGAGTCCATCATCAACACTGTGCATGAATCGCATTACTGTCGCTCGTCATATGCTTCAGTGTGCCGATAATATTGTCAACTACTTGGAAACCCCGGAAAGGGGTTTAAACAACACCGCGATGGATATTCTATCTCAGCAAACAATGGAGTCTACCGTGTTCGAAGTGGGCATTAGTACAGTCGGAGACGTAGACATTCCACACAATCAGATGCAAAACTTCGTCCAAGCTTTTCAGGGTGCTGTTTCTGCTGCTTTTCGTCAAAATGGAATATCTAACGTGACTGTTCAACAGCAGGATACGCTGAATCCTTCGGTGCAGGTCTTCGGAACTATACCAGATTCTGCTATCATTACACCTCCTAATACCAGTGCTACAGCTACACCAGCACAGGAAAGTTCCGGTGCTTCATCGGGAAGTTCTTCGACATCTTCAAGCACCTCGGAATCCAGTGCTGATTCCCGGAGACAGGCTCGCCCAGATTCTTCGCGTAATCAAACTACCAGCACTCAAACGCTGGCGGAGGTAGTGCAACAAATGCGAAACGTGCAGCGCAGAATGGAACCTTTCATGCAGCAATACTACGAAATTTTGCAGAATGACCCGACCTACGAGGAAGGA GACTCAATCGCTCGAGAAAACGCCCAGCGCGTATTTGATCGCATATCTGAAGCACTACATTATATGTCCCATGCCCAGCATGCAGTTAGCGACTTAATGTTGGATTTGCAAACGACAACGCCCCGCCATCTGTGCTGTCGACCGATTTTGGTTGAGCAGTCCGCATTCGTAAGTTCGGGAATTGCTGCCGTTCCG AATAACATCAATCTAGCAAACTTACTACGAGCaactaataacaataacaacccTGAGATGGGAAACAACAATATTAATGCACAGATCATCAACTTGTCGATTCCCGGAATCCCTACTCCAGTAGTCAACGGTCCAGCAGTGATGCAGCCCCTGAACCCGATCGGTTCTCAAAACAGACCAGCTGGCGCTTCGGCATCAACTACTGGAACGGGTACATCAGCGATACCAATCATAACTGCCACTCCTGGATCCGGCAATTCTACCCCGCAAAGTCAAATCCAACAACAACAAGGTCAGTTTGCTAGACCATCTCTAGCCAATCTTCCCGACGATGTTGTCACTCGTGTATATATACCCCTGTACGACCCTTCGACCGTTAGACGAATGCAGAACATCCTTCAGACGATGGGACCTTCAG AAAGTTCAGCTACGAGAGCTGCACCTACCGCTCGAAACAATAGTACGAACACCGCTGGACAGTCGGTGAACGATGACTCGATGACTGCATCCTCCAATTCCTCTTCTTCCACCAATTCGCGGACGACCA CTAACAACGCCAACAATAATGCTCAGATGCAGGTGGCTCGATTGTTTCAGGCTGTTGTAAATGCTGCTCCGATCCATGCCGATATTCACGTACAGATAAACGCCGGTGGCAATCCTCCGGCATCAGCAGCGCACGGAGCTGCCACTACCAATAGTAATAGTACCACTACCAATAGCTCGGGTGGAGGTCCGCAAGCAAATCCAACGATGACCAATAACACATCAACCAACGTCAATCGAGGCAGTAACGACAGTGGAGCACAATCGCGTTTTGCCACGGTTACCCTTCCGACTACTTCCACTCAGACGCGATCGACGTCGAGACCGCACGTTCATAGCATCCCGCCGACGCATGTGCGCAATGTGAGACCCATTCCGGCAAACATGCTTTCCTCGTTCGATAG GTTCCTTCCATGCAACAGCCATCATATCCGTGAGAACTCTGATCGTGCAGCTTCGGAACCAACAACGGCTAGAAACAGTGCGGCCAACAGTAACAATAATAGTAGTAGAACCACTCCAACTTCAGTAGCTAGTCAGGCCAGTGCAC CACCTTCAGAGATTCTTACGTCGCTACCGTTCAATTTATTCGGTAGCCAGTTTACGTTAGCCGACTTCGAACAAATTGTTCCCAATCCAAACACATTGAACCGGGTACGCGATTCTCTACAGGCATACGTCGTTGAAACATTGTTCAGCGGACAAGCCATTAGCGAAGCTGCTATGCAAGAT GCCATCAATTTACTAATCCAACGACTCGAGCCAATTCTTTCACGCGTTTCTACCTATGACCTTCCGGACTATGACACGCGAGCTTCGATTGAGAACCTGATCCGCAGCTCCGTACCGTTCTGCATTAATTTGATACGGGAAGACAGTTCGCAACAGTTTGGAGTTCGTTTGCTGCGCTTCCTAATATCCTTCGTCCGTCGTTTCTTCATGATTCTGGTTACCTGCGCCGGACCTGCAAATGCACAGGCTTTCTCCGGAGAGTTATTAAATATGGCAATTTTCAGCACTCAGGATGTACCCACTATGAGCCCGGATCTGTTGCACCTGTTTTTGCCTGCCATTCATCGGCAATTGGAACGTTCAAGCCGACACGACCAACAAGATATTCAGGAATTTTTGGTTGTCAGAAGACCCGCGCCTGGTCAGAGTCAAACACGCAACCGTATCCCAAGT CCTATGGACGTGGATGATACGGAGTCCACGACTACGCCGGAGCTTGTGTCTGACATTGCTGAAATATCAATTTCTATTGAACCTCCAATCGTCAATATTGATCAATGTGCAGCAATTGTGATTTCCGCGGCTCCGGCACCATCATCGGCGGTACCATCGGTAACACTCCCAACGCCGTCTGTTGTTGCAGATCCTTGCGAAGACGTGACAATGACGATCCCGATGGCAGCAAGAAATCCTCAGGTACCTCCGCCACCCACACGGACGGATGACGAAGAAGTTCTACCGTCGGTAGTGGTGGGTTCTGAGCCATGGCATACACACTTGCCGTCCACTTGGGTGCCGGTAATCTCGCATGACATCGTTCGACAGAGACGACAG ATGCAGCAAGGCCCTTACTCCGACGCGTACATATCCGGTATGTCTTCGAAACGTCGCAAATTGATAGCAGAAACCAAACCTCCTGCGGATATTCCGTCACTGATAGCGACCGGCGTGCGACAGGCTTTCCACAGCACCGGCGTCAATCCGACTAGTTTCGGAAGTAGTAGTAATCCCAGTAGCGCTGGTACAAGCAACACCGTCGCAAACGGCGGCACTGTTACACTGGACGAACTAGCCAATACGATATCGGATGATCCAACACTGCAGAGTTCGTACTGTGAAGCGATGAGAACTAGCATACGAGAACGTTTAGCTAAAGATCCCGACTACGATGCGAAGCGATTTCCAAActgttcaaaatatttcgaaaagtag